GGATTTTGTGGCCAATTCCGGGCTTATTGTCCACCCTGATTATCGGGGACAGGGACTGGCAAAAAAAATCAAAAAGAAAATCTTTGAACTATCAAAGGAAAAGTTTCCCAATGCCAAGATCTTTGGCATTACCACCGGGCTTCCCGTGATGAAAATGAACTATGCGTTGGGATACAAACCCGTTACCTTTTCTGAACTCACGGACGATCCCGATTTTTGGAAAGGCTGCCAAACCTGTAAAAACTTCGATATCCTTACGCGTACGGAACGCAAAATGTGCTTATGCACGGGAATGTTGTATGACCCTGCTGAAAAGAACAAGCATCCCAATGCTGAAAAAATCAATAAGAAAACCTTTCAACGGTTAAAAAGCATAAAGGAAAGTTTATTCCTTAAAAAGAAAACAAAATGAAAAAACTCGTACTCGCCTATAGTGGTGGTTTGGATACCTCCTACTGTGCCATGAACCTATCCAAGGAACACGGTTTTGAAGTTCATGCCGTTAGCGTAAATACCGGTGGATTTTCCGTGGCGGAAATTAAAGAAATCGAAAAAAAGGCACTTGCCCTCGGGGCTGCCAGCTATACCTCAATAGATGCGGTGCAGACATTTTATGACAAGGTGGTAAAATACCTCATTTTCGGCAATGTCCTGCGAAATAATGCCTACCCCCTGTCCGTAAGCGCTGAACGAATTGTCCAGGCTGTGGAAATCGTGGAACACGCCAAAAAAATTGGCGCCAATTATATTGCCCATGGCAGTACCGGTGCCGGAAATGATCAGGTCCGGTTTGATATGATTTTCCAAAC
The sequence above is a segment of the Muricauda sp. SCSIO 64092 genome. Coding sequences within it:
- a CDS encoding GNAT family N-acetyltransferase, translating into MELVVANESHFKYAKIISDTITESAKVRGTGIAQRSPEYIIKRLQNGNAVIALDGDKFAGFCYIEVWGNKDFVANSGLIVHPDYRGQGLAKKIKKKIFELSKEKFPNAKIFGITTGLPVMKMNYALGYKPVTFSELTDDPDFWKGCQTCKNFDILTRTERKMCLCTGMLYDPAEKNKHPNAEKINKKTFQRLKSIKESLFLKKKTK